One genomic region from Tripterygium wilfordii isolate XIE 37 chromosome 20, ASM1340144v1, whole genome shotgun sequence encodes:
- the LOC119986815 gene encoding acylsugar acyltransferase 3-like produces the protein MVNSLTQGEDEDPEGDSGVLVVFVPDLILTLYYPLAGKALDDRSFDCNDEGACYINARINCNLCDYLKHPTISVFPKFLPDEIIYREITRGDHVLMIQETPFSCGGIAIGLVASHKIFDGTALCAFMKTWATIARDSIVGALAPNFSASSIFPQNHSFPEDLTTSALASVLYKNNMSVTKRFVLDGSVLSNLKAKATSSIVPDPTRLEVASEFIVKCMMSALKTVKPCIQKSVLVANLVNMRRRAVPQFPENFLGNFLMIALMMSESEGEGIELCDFVRQMREAVKAINDDVVKSFEGDEGLEIYVGP, from the exons ATGGTAAATTCTCTGACACAGGGGGAGGATGAAGACCCTGAAGGAGACAGCGGCGTTTTGGTGGTATTTGTCCCGGATCTG ATACTGACTCTTTACTACCCTCTTGCCGGAAAGGCTTTGGACGATCGTTCCTTTGACTGCAATGATGAAGGCGCTTGCTATATCAATGCCAGAATCAATTGCAATTTATGTGACTATCTCAAACACCCCACTATCTCAGTATTCCCCAAATTTTTGCCAGATGAGATTATTTACAGAGAAATAACTCGCGGAGATCATGTTCTAATGATTCAAGAAACTCCGTTTTCTTGTGGTGGCATTGCAATTGGTCTTGTGGCTTCGCACAAGATTTTTGATGGAACTGCTCtttgtgcgttcatgaaaaCTTGGGCTACGATCGCTCGAGATTCAATTGTAGGAGCTCTGGCTCCAAATTTTAGTGCCTCATCAATATTCCCCCAAAACCATTCATTCCCAGAAGATCTAACCACTTCAGCTTTGGCAAGTGTCTTGTATAAAAATAACATGTCTGTTACAAAGAGGTTTGTGTTAGATGGATCAGTCTTGAGCAATCTCAAAGCCAAAGCAACAAGCTCAATTGTGCCCGACCCGACTCGCTTAGAGGTTGCCTCTGAATTCATTGTTAAATGCATGATGTCTGCATTGAAGACGGTAAAACCATGTATCCAGAAATCAGTTTTGGTGGCAAATTTAGTGAATATGCGACGAAGGGCTGTCCCACAATTCCCAGAAAATTTTCTGGGGAACTTTTTGATGATAGCTCTCATGATGTCAGAATCAGAGGGTGAGGGAATAGAGTTGTGCGATTTCGTCCGCCAGATGAGGGAAGCTGTTAAGGCAATCAACGATGACGTTGTGAAGAGCTTTGAAGGAGATGAAGGATTGGAAATCTATGTGGGGCCATGA